One part of the Pedosphaera parvula Ellin514 genome encodes these proteins:
- a CDS encoding host attachment protein, producing MQNKLVVVTDLGCLKAYKVDYDEFSTSPRLELIKDMQTAEADGRLSDKNTDGEGRFKKGGALGMGTGGNVDPNNMELELERRAITQLAKTVNQLVKSNDGDRPVYLAAIKRINNQLMDKLDPGVRARIEKNVSEDLTKINGTKLLGHFA from the coding sequence ATGCAAAACAAATTGGTAGTAGTCACTGATCTGGGTTGTCTCAAAGCATACAAGGTTGATTATGATGAATTTAGCACAAGCCCGCGACTGGAGTTGATCAAGGATATGCAGACAGCGGAAGCGGATGGCCGACTGTCAGATAAAAACACAGATGGAGAAGGGAGGTTTAAAAAAGGTGGGGCATTGGGGATGGGAACAGGAGGGAATGTGGATCCTAATAACATGGAATTGGAATTGGAGCGGAGAGCAATCACTCAGCTGGCAAAAACTGTAAACCAATTGGTGAAAAGCAATGATGGAGACCGGCCTGTTTACCTGGCAGCTATCAAACGGATTAACAATCAACTGATGGATAAGCTCGACCCGGGCGTCCGGGCGAGAATTGAAAAGAATGTTTCTGAAGATTTGACCAAGATTAATGGAACAAAATTGCTTGGTCACTTCGCCTGA